The stretch of DNA ACGCTGGCGATGCTGCCCGAGGCGTCCACCCTCGCGCTCGGCGTGCTGATGCTCGTGACCGGCGTGGTGGGCAACGGCCTGGCCGGTGCGATGTACGTGGGTGCCGGACTCGGCCCGGGTCCGCGCGACGGCCTGTGGACGGGGATCGTCCGCCGGACGGGCGCGAGCGTGCGCATCGTGCGCACGGGGCTGGAGGTCGTGGTGCTCGTGACGGGCTTCGCGCTCGGCGGCACCGTGGGCCTCGGGACCGTGCTCTACGCCCTCACGATCGGACCGATCGTGCAGCTCTTCCTGCCCTGGTTCGAGGTCCGCGAGGCCACGGCCGCCGAGCCGGCCGCGGCGTGACGCTCGCGCAGGTCAGAGCTTGCGCAGCGCCCAGCCCATCAGGATCCACATCAGTCCCATGCCCGCGGCGAAGAGCGCCACGCCGTAGGCCACGACGGAGGTGAACAGCGAGGCCCGCAGGAACGACGCGTTCATCGCCGTCTCGCGCAGCGGGTCGTCCTGCTCGAGCTCGGCGTAGGTCTTGCCGCCGGTGGCCTCGAGGGCGTGCTTGTCGATGATCTGAGCCTGGGAGTAGGCGGTGAGGGGGCCGTTGACCTCGTCGCCGCCGAACCACTCGGCGTCCTCGGACACGGTGATGTTCTGCGCGGAGAGCTGGTCGGTCACCACCCACCAGGTGGCGGCCCCGGCGACGATCAGCACGATGCCGGCGATGATCGAGAGCAGTCCGACGGTGCGGACGCCCTTGTGGCGCGGAGTGGTGGCGTAGGTGGGGGTCGGATCGGACATGGTGATTCCTTCCGTCGGGGCCTCAACGGCCCTCTTGGGCCGACAGTAGGGGACGGGAAGGGTCAGCCGTCGTGGCGCGTTCAGCGACGGGTGGCGATGATGAGGCTGGCGTCCGGGTCGATGAGCATCTCCACGGCGATGAAGCGCTCGTCGGTGAGCCACTGCTCGCGCACGGAGTCGACCTGGCCGTCGACGATCGGCGGCCAGAAGGGCGACGGCACGAAGTCGTCGAGCACCGCGATGCCACCGGGCTCGAGCAGGTCGGCGAGGACGTCGATGCTGGCCATCACGTCGCGGACGTCGACGAACAGCAGCGAGAACGGGGCGTACTGCTCCAGCACGGTCCAGTCGCCGCAGGTCACCTCGACGTTCGCGGCATCGTG from Aeromicrobium phoceense encodes:
- a CDS encoding YczE/YyaS/YitT family protein codes for the protein MTRRLVQLVVGLWLYGATMALMVRAGLGLDPWDVFHEGVTHHVDLTFGQVVIVVGALVLLAWIPLRQRPGIGTVANVLVIGVAADVTLAMLPEASTLALGVLMLVTGVVGNGLAGAMYVGAGLGPGPRDGLWTGIVRRTGASVRIVRTGLEVVVLVTGFALGGTVGLGTVLYALTIGPIVQLFLPWFEVREATAAEPAAA
- a CDS encoding O-methyltransferase encodes the protein MSAPAEVPDLVARALDLSRRRGFITSTRSETGRLLATLAATRHGTLAELGTGCGVGSAWLSSGAPKGAHIVTAELDPGLAEDVQGIFHDAANVEVTCGDWTVLEQYAPFSLLFVDVRDVMASIDVLADLLEPGGIAVLDDFVPSPFWPPIVDGQVDSVREQWLTDERFIAVEMLIDPDASLIIATRR
- a CDS encoding aromatic ring-opening dioxygenase LigA, encoding MSDPTPTYATTPRHKGVRTVGLLSIIAGIVLIVAGAATWWVVTDQLSAQNITVSEDAEWFGGDEVNGPLTAYSQAQIIDKHALEATGGKTYAELEQDDPLRETAMNASFLRASLFTSVVAYGVALFAAGMGLMWILMGWALRKL